The Thermosipho affectus DNA segment TAAAACCCTTAAATTAGATAAAGTGGTTATAAAGGATTTTATTGAGGTGGCAAAGATATATTTGTGACTTTTTCTCGATTGATGCAATATAATAACTATTATATTGCATATATTTTGAGTATCTTATATAGTTAATCAAAAATATATTTTTATATTTTTATGATATAATCATTGTTAAAGTAAAATTAGTAAAATCTAAATAAAAGGAGGATATTCATGACCAATGAAAATAGAAATTTCACGGCATTTATATGGCATGCTATTTTTTTGGCTTTTGCCAGTTCATTTATTGAAATTAATACAGTAATTCCTTCGCTAATCTTAAAAGCAGGTGGTTCTGAAGTAATTATTGGATTAATCACCGCTATAAGTATTGGAATTCCTCTTTTAGCTCAATTATTATTTGCAAGTATTTTGGTTACAAAACCTCGAAAAAAGCCATATTTACTCTTGGGAATTTATCTTCGAATATTTTCTTTAGCAATGATTTCGTTTATATTATTTACAAATCTTCCCCCAAAGTCTATAATAATTTTTACAATAATTGGTTTAACTATTTTTTCATTTAGTGGAATTTTTGCAGGAATTAGTTATACTGATTTATTAGGAAAATCAATTTTAAGAAAAAATCTTAAAAAGTTTATGGGTACTAGACAAATTCTTAGAAGTATTTTTGCATTGTTTGGAGCTTTAACTGCAAGGGTGGTTATAAATAAATATAATTATCCTTTTAATTATTCTGTAATGTTTTTCATTGCATCATTTTCTTTGTTTATGGCGTCAATTGGTTTTTTAGTAATTAATGAGAAAAAAGTAAATTATGTGAAAAAAATTCCATCGTTTTTATCTGTGTTAAAAAGTATACCTACAATACTAACTAAAGACAAGAACTTGCTAAATTATATTATTTTTAGTAACCTTACGGGGTTTGGTTTGATTATAATCCCATTTTATATGTCTCTTGCAAAACATTCGTTTTCTTTGAATAATCAAATAATTGGAAATTATCTTTTTTCGCAAATGTTTGGTGTAGTTTTGGCGAGCTTTTTTTGGAAGAAAATTTTGCATAATGAAGGATACAAGAGGGTTTTAAAATATTGTGTAGTTTTTGGAAGTTTTTTACCAATACTGTCATTAATTTCTAGTAAGATATCTCCATTACTGTTTTCATTAGTATTTGTTTTTTCAGGAATTACTTTAAGTGCAAGGCAGATGTCTTTTGAAGGAGTTTTAATTGAAATAAGTAGTGAAGAAAACAGGGCATTGTATGTTGGTATTTCTGGTGCTTTAAATATTGTAACAGCAATACTTCCACTGTTAATCGGGGTAGTAATAAAGTATGTTGGATTTACTTTTGTGTTTATATTTGTATCGGTTATATTATTATTTAGCTTAAAATGTTTAAAAAATTTGGATATTAAATGAAAAACTTGGAAGTATTTGCACCGAATCCGAAAAATGAAACAATAAAGAAGTATCATCTAAGGGAAGAGTAAAAGTTTTATGTTTTCCTAAATTAAGAAAAGAAG contains these protein-coding regions:
- a CDS encoding MFS transporter, whose product is MTNENRNFTAFIWHAIFLAFASSFIEINTVIPSLILKAGGSEVIIGLITAISIGIPLLAQLLFASILVTKPRKKPYLLLGIYLRIFSLAMISFILFTNLPPKSIIIFTIIGLTIFSFSGIFAGISYTDLLGKSILRKNLKKFMGTRQILRSIFALFGALTARVVINKYNYPFNYSVMFFIASFSLFMASIGFLVINEKKVNYVKKIPSFLSVLKSIPTILTKDKNLLNYIIFSNLTGFGLIIIPFYMSLAKHSFSLNNQIIGNYLFSQMFGVVLASFFWKKILHNEGYKRVLKYCVVFGSFLPILSLISSKISPLLFSLVFVFSGITLSARQMSFEGVLIEISSEENRALYVGISGALNIVTAILPLLIGVVIKYVGFTFVFIFVSVILLFSLKCLKNLDIK